A part of Anabas testudineus chromosome 7, fAnaTes1.2, whole genome shotgun sequence genomic DNA contains:
- the LOC113167056 gene encoding ral GTPase-activating protein subunit beta isoform X4, producing MYSEWRSLQLVVQSDQGHLSVLHTYPSNVGTEVANAVVRPLGTAVNPLAPENILKTDKEVKWTMEVLCYGLTLPLEGDTVKLCVDVYTDWMMALVSPRDLVPQPVVREPNMYVQTILKHLYNVFVPRPEQHSLNHIRLCQQVLTAVQKLARESVSMVRETWEVLLLFLLRINDTLLAPPTVGVGVAEKLAEKLMAVLFEVWLLACARCFPTPPYWKTAREMLANWRHHPPVVEQWSRVTCALTSRLLRSTHGPSFPPFKVPDEDANLIPLEMDSDCVAQTWYRFLHMLSNPVDLSNPAIVSTTPKFQEQFLNSSGIPHEVVLHPCLKQLPQIFFRAMRGVSCLVDAFLGVSVEKRDVRERVFSFCPVLLSHGISRPRADSAPPTPVNRMSMSPPPSIANTTPPHSRKQRHTVVTKTTSKSSTGSGQPTKVSQQQQQQQQQQQTSSSPTLLSSPNQSSWESRPLPAPARPKVNSILNLFGQWLFDAALVHCKLHSGLSRDPSMTAIATQVGLELRRKGSQMSTDSMVSNPMFDANEFPESYEAGRAEACGTLCRIFCSKKTGEEILPVYLSRFYMVLIQGLQISDFICRPVLASIILNSSSLFCTDLKGINVVVPYFIAALETIVPDRELSKFKMYVNPTDLRRASINILLAMLPLPHHFGNIKSEVLLEGKFNEEDGWPHDQPVSFLSLRLRLVNVLIGALQTETDPINTQLILGAMLNIVQDSALLESIGAQTETGSIDGSHMTVNSNSHSRTNSGISFTSGGSTEATSPDSERPAQALLRDYALPDTAAGLLVRSIHLVTQRLNSQWRQDMSISLAALELLAGLAKVKVGVDSADRKRAVSSICGYIVYQCSRPAPLQSRDLHSMIVAAFQFLCVWLTEHPDMLDEKDCLVEVLEIVELGISGSKSRQEQEVRHKGEKEHNPASMRVKDAAEATLSCIMQVLGAFPSPSGPASTCSLLNEDTLIRYARLSATGGSNFRYFVLDNSVILAMLEQPLGNEQNPSPSVTVLIRGTAGRHAWTMQLFHQPRGARANQRQVFLPESRPTPNNDVGIKYNVKQRPFPEEVDKIPLVKADVSIPDLDDIVSKELEVQHDRLRTLMTKQIEYENALERHSEEIWRSKHFPDPQTDCKPPPPSQEFQTARLFLSHFGFLSLEALKEPSNSRLPPHLIGLESSPGFFDDISYLDLLPCRPFDTVFIFYVRAGQKSSAEILRNVESSSSVQPHFLEFLLSLGWPVDVGRHPGWTGHLDTSWSLNSCSDSNEIQQTEEAATPEDTGGSVFNGEKQVLYYADALTEIAFVVPSLTENSEESSVHSDSTVEADTNTELMPGLLKQPNLTLELFPNHSENLESAKKMSPLVKTKRSSTGKSFPPLGPETKVFVVWVECFDDIENFPLSDLLAETSTGLEASMSNSTSCRSGLLEKDVPLIFIHPLKTGLFRVRLHGAVGKFSMVIPLVDGMVVSRRALGFLVRQTVINVCRRKRLESDLYNPPHVRRKQKITEIVQRYRSKQLEPEFYTSLFHEVGEGKPNL from the exons ATGTACTCCGAGTGGCGCTCGCTGCAGTTGGTGGTGCAGAGTGACCAGGGCCACCTAAGTGTTCTGCACACCTATCCCTCCAATGTGGGCACGGAGGTGGCAAATGCTGTGGTCAGACCCCTGGGCACAGCTGTAAACCCCTTGGCCCCAGAGAACATCCTCAAGACAGACAAGGAG GTTAAGTGGACCATGGAGGTATTGTGTTATGGCCTCACCCTCCCCCTTGAAGGGGACACTGTCAAGCTTTGTGTAGATGTGTACACAGACTGGATGATGGCCTTGGTATCGCCCAGAGACCTGGTGCCTCAGCCAGTGGTTAGAGAGCCCAATATGTATGTGCAGACCATTCTGAAACATCTCTACAACGTCTTTGTACCAAG GCCTGAACAGCACAGTCTAAACCACATCAGACTTTGCCAGCAGGTTTTAACTGCAGTCCAGAAACTGGCAAGAGAGTCTGTTTCCATGGTGAGGGAAACCTGGGAggtgctgctgctcttcctgctTCGCATCAATGACACATTGCTCGCCCCACCCACGGTTGGAG TTGGTGTGGCAGAAAAACTGGCAGAGAAATTAATGGCAGTGCTGTTTGAAGTGTGGCTGCTGGCGTGTGCTCGCTGTTTTCCCACGCCACCATACTGGAAGACGGCAAGGGAGATGCTGGCCAACTGGAGACACCACCCTCCTGTGGTAGAGCAGTGGAGCAGAGTGACCTGCGCCCTAACCTCCAG ACTTTTGCGCTCTACCCATGGACCGTCTTTCCCACCTTTTAAAGTCCCTGATGAGGATGCCAACCTGATTCCTTTGGAGATGGACAGTGACTGTGTGGCACAGACATGGTACCGCTTCCTCCACATGCTCAG CAACCCAGTGGACCTTAGCAATCCTGCAATAGTGAGCACCACTCCAAAGTTTCAGGAACAGTTTCTCAACTCCAGCGGTATCCCTCATGAAGTGGTGTTGCATCCGTGTTTGAAACAGCTACCCCAGATCTTCTTCAGGGCTATGCGGGGCGTCAGCTGCCTCGTGGATGCCTTTTTGG GTGTCTCTGTTGAAAAGAGAGACGTACGGGAGAGGGTGTTCTCTTTTTGTCCAGTGCTGCTCTCTCATG GTATATCACGTCCTAGGGCTGACAGTGCCCCACCCACCCCAGTGAATAGAATGAGCATGTCTCCTCCCCCTTCTATTGCCAACACCACTCCCCCTCACAGCCGCAAGCAACGGCATACAGTGGTCACGAAAACCACAAGCAAAAGTTCAACT GGCAGTGGTCAACCAACCAAAGTAtcccagcagcaacagcagcagcagcagcagcagcaaacttCGTCTTCCCCGACACTGCTGTCCAGCCCCAACCAGAGCAGCTGGGAGTCTCGGCCACTGCCGGCGCCAGCACGACCAAAGGTCAACAGCATCCTCAACCTGTTCGGCCAGTGGCTTTTTGACGCTGCTCTGGTCCACTGTAAGCTCCACAGTGGCCTCAGTCGAGACCCTAGCATGACCG CAATAGCTACTCAAGTGGGTCTGGAGTTGAGGAGGAAGGGTTCCCAAATGTCCACAGACTCCATGGTGTCTAACCCCATGTTTGATGCCAATGAATTCCCAGAGAGCTATGAGGCAGGACGAGCTGAGGCCTGCGGGACTCTCTGCCGCATATTCTGTAGCAAGAAAACTGGAGAAGAGATTCTGCCTGTGTACCTTTCAAG GTTCTACATGGTCCTGATTCAAGGTCTCCAGATCTCTGATTTCATCTGTAGACCAGTTCTGGCTTCTATCATTCTcaactcttcctctctcttttgtACTGACCTGAAGGGCATCAATGTGGTGGTGCCCTACTTCATAGCTGCTTTGGAGACTATTGTACCAGACAG GGAGCTGTCGAAATTCAAGATGTATGTAAACCCTACTGACTTGAGGAGAGCTTCCATCAACATCCTGCTTGCCATGTTGCCATTGCCGCATCACTTTGGCAATATCAAATCAGAG GTTCTGTTGGAGGGAAAATTCAATGAGGAGGATGGATGGCCTCATGATCAGCCTGTGTCTTTTCTGTCCCTGAGGCTACGTCTTGTCAATGTCCTCATAGGAGCACTGCAGACTGAGACTGATCCCATTAACACACAGCTCATTCTTG GCGCAATGTTAAATATTGTTCAAGACTCAGCACTGTTGGAGTCCATAGgtgcacagacagaaaca GGGAGTATAGATGGAAGCCACATGACAGTGAACAGTAATAGTCACAGCCGTACCAACAGTGGAATCAGTTTCACCAGTGGAGGCAGCACAGAGGCCACCAGTCCAGACTCTGAACGTCCTGCCCAGGCACTGCTTCGAGACTAtg CTCTTCCAGATACGGCGGCAGGCTTATTGGTGCGCAGCATCCACCTGGTTACTCAGAGACTCAACTCCCAGTGGAGGCAAGACATGAGCATCTCACTGGCTGCGCTGGAGCTGCTGGCTGGGCTCGCTAAG GTAAAAGTGGGAGTAGACTCTGCAGATCGCAAACGTGCTGTCAGTTCTATATGTGGGTACATTGTGTACCAGTGCAGCCGTCCAGCTCCTCTTCAATCCCGAGACCTCCACTCCATGATTGTAGCAGCctttcagtttctctgtgtgtggctCACCGAGCATCCGGACATGCTGGATGAAAAG gATTGTTTAGTAGAAGTGTTGGAAATTGTGGAGCTGGGAATCTCTGGCAGCAAGTCCCgacaggaacaggaagtccGACATAAAGGAGAAAAGGAGCACAACCCAGCTTCAATGAGGGTGAAAGATGCTGCTGAGGCGACTTTGTCCTG TATCATGCAGGTGTTGGGGGCATTCCCTTCTCCCAGTGGGCCTGCCTCCACATGCAGCCTGCTGAATGAAGATACTCTGATTCGCTATGCTAGGCTCAGTGCCACAGGAGGCAGCAACTTCCGTTATTTTGTCCTGGACAACTCTGTCATTCTAGCCATGCTGGAGCAACCTCTGGGCAATGAGCAGA ACCCTAGTCCATCAGTGACCGTTTTGATCCGAGGGACAGCTGGCAGACATGCCTGGACCATGCAGCTTTTCCACCAACCCAGAGGAGCTCGAGCCAATCAGAGG CAGGTGTTTCTTCCTGAGAGCCGTCCAACGCCCAATAATGATGTCGGTATCAAGTACAATGTCAAGCAAAGGCCCTTTCCTGAGGAGGTGGATAAGATTCCACTTGTTAAAGCAGATGTCAGTATTCCAGACCTGGATGACATTGTCAGTAAAGAG cTGGAAGTTCAGCACGACAGACTTCGTACTCTGATGACCAAGCAAATAGAGTATGAGAACGCTCTGGAGAGGCACAGTGAAGAAATCTGGAGATCCAAGCATTTCCCTGACCCACAGACTGACTGCAAACCCCCTCCACCTTCGCAGGAGTTCCAGACAGCACGCCTCTTCCTCTCCCATTTTGGCTTTCTGTCTCTGGAGGCACTTAAG GAGCCCAGCAACAGTCGTCTACCTCCTCATCTAATTGGCCTAGAATCATCCCCAGGGTTTTTTGATGACATCAGCTACCTGGACCTGCTTCCCTGCCGACCATTTGACACAGTCTTTATTTTCTATGTCAGAGCTGGACAGAAAAGCAGTGCTGAG ATCCTGAGAAACGTGGAGTCATCATCCAGTGTCCAGCCCCACTTTTTAGAGTTCCTGTTGTCCTTGGGCTGGCCTGTGGACGTGGGACGCCACCCAGGGTGGACAGGACACTTAGATACAAGCTGGTCCCTCAACTCCTGCTCTGACAGCaatgaaatacaacaaaccG aggaagcagCTACTCCTGAGGACACAGGGGGTTCAGTCTTCAATGGGGAGAAGCAGGTTTTGTACTATGCTGATGCTCTGACAGAGATTGCCTTCGTTGTCCCTTCTTTAACAGAAAATTCAG AGGAATCATCAGTGCACAGTGACTCCACTGTGGAGGCAGACACCAACACAGAACTCATGCCTGGTTTACTCAAACAACCCAATCTCACACTGGAGCTGTTCCCCAACCATTCTGAAAACCTGGAGTCTGCTAAAAAG ATGAGTCCTTTGGTGAAGACAAAGAGGTCATCGACTGGAAAGTCTTTCCCACCACTGGGTCCTGAGACTAAGGTGTTTGTGGTCTGGGTGGAGTGCTTTGATGATATCG agaACTTCCCACTGTCTGACCTTTTGGCGGAAACCAGCACAGGCCTGGAAGCTAGCATGAGCAACAGCACTTCCTGCAG GTCGGGGTTACTTGAGAAGGACGTtcctctgatcttcatccacCCTCTGAAGACGGGGCTTTTTAGGGTCCGGCTGCATGGAGCTGTGGGCAAATTTAGCATGGTGATTCCCCTGGTGGATGGCATGGTGGTCAGCCGCAGAGCTCTAG GTTTTCTTGTTCGTCAGACCGTCATCAATGTGTGCCGAAGGAAGCGCCTGGAAAGTGACTTGTACAACCCGCCTCACGTGAGGCGGAAGCAGAAAATAACTGAGATTGTCCAGCGTTATCGCAGCAAACAACTGGAGCCTGAGTTTTACACCTCGCTCTTCCACGAGGTGGGGGAGGGAAAGCCTAATCTCTAA
- the LOC113167056 gene encoding ral GTPase-activating protein subunit beta isoform X9, protein MYSEWRSLQLVVQSDQGHLSVLHTYPSNVGTEVANAVVRPLGTAVNPLAPENILKTDKEVKWTMEVLCYGLTLPLEGDTVKLCVDVYTDWMMALVSPRDLVPQPVVREPNMYVQTILKHLYNVFVPRPEQHSLNHIRLCQQVLTAVQKLARESVSMVRETWEVLLLFLLRINDTLLAPPTVGVGVAEKLAEKLMAVLFEVWLLACARCFPTPPYWKTAREMLANWRHHPPVVEQWSRVTCALTSRLLRSTHGPSFPPFKVPDEDANLIPLEMDSDCVAQTWYRFLHMLSNPVDLSNPAIVSTTPKFQEQFLNSSGIPHEVVLHPCLKQLPQIFFRAMRGVSCLVDAFLGISRPRADSAPPTPVNRMSMSPPPSIANTTPPHSRKQRHTVVTKTTSKSSTGSGQPTKVSQQQQQQQQQQQTSSSPTLLSSPNQSSWESRPLPAPARPKVNSILNLFGQWLFDAALVHCKLHSGLSRDPSMTAIATQVGLELRRKGSQMSTDSMVSNPMFDANEFPESYEAGRAEACGTLCRIFCSKKTGEEILPVYLSRFYMVLIQGLQISDFICRPVLASIILNSSSLFCTDLKGINVVVPYFIAALETIVPDRELSKFKMYVNPTDLRRASINILLAMLPLPHHFGNIKSEVLLEGKFNEEDGWPHDQPVSFLSLRLRLVNVLIGALQTETDPINTQLILGAMLNIVQDSALLESIGAQTETGSIDGSHMTVNSNSHSRTNSGISFTSGGSTEATSPDSERPAQALLRDYALPDTAAGLLVRSIHLVTQRLNSQWRQDMSISLAALELLAGLAKVKVGVDSADRKRAVSSICGYIVYQCSRPAPLQSRDLHSMIVAAFQFLCVWLTEHPDMLDEKDCLVEVLEIVELGISGSKSRQEQEVRHKGEKEHNPASMRVKDAAEATLSCIMQVLGAFPSPSGPASTCSLLNEDTLIRYARLSATGGSNFRYFVLDNSVILAMLEQPLGNEQNPSPSVTVLIRGTAGRHAWTMQLFHQPRGARANQRVFLPESRPTPNNDVGIKYNVKQRPFPEEVDKIPLVKADVSIPDLDDIVSKELEVQHDRLRTLMTKQIEYENALERHSEEIWRSKHFPDPQTDCKPPPPSQEFQTARLFLSHFGFLSLEALKEPSNSRLPPHLIGLESSPGFFDDISYLDLLPCRPFDTVFIFYVRAGQKSSAEILRNVESSSSVQPHFLEFLLSLGWPVDVGRHPGWTGHLDTSWSLNSCSDSNEIQQTEEAATPEDTGGSVFNGEKQVLYYADALTEIAFVVPSLTENSEESSVHSDSTVEADTNTELMPGLLKQPNLTLELFPNHSENLESAKKMSPLVKTKRSSTGKSFPPLGPETKVFVVWVECFDDIENFPLSDLLAETSTGLEASMSNSTSCRSGLLEKDVPLIFIHPLKTGLFRVRLHGAVGKFSMVIPLVDGMVVSRRALGFLVRQTVINVCRRKRLESDLYNPPHVRRKQKITEIVQRYRSKQLEPEFYTSLFHEVGEGKPNL, encoded by the exons ATGTACTCCGAGTGGCGCTCGCTGCAGTTGGTGGTGCAGAGTGACCAGGGCCACCTAAGTGTTCTGCACACCTATCCCTCCAATGTGGGCACGGAGGTGGCAAATGCTGTGGTCAGACCCCTGGGCACAGCTGTAAACCCCTTGGCCCCAGAGAACATCCTCAAGACAGACAAGGAG GTTAAGTGGACCATGGAGGTATTGTGTTATGGCCTCACCCTCCCCCTTGAAGGGGACACTGTCAAGCTTTGTGTAGATGTGTACACAGACTGGATGATGGCCTTGGTATCGCCCAGAGACCTGGTGCCTCAGCCAGTGGTTAGAGAGCCCAATATGTATGTGCAGACCATTCTGAAACATCTCTACAACGTCTTTGTACCAAG GCCTGAACAGCACAGTCTAAACCACATCAGACTTTGCCAGCAGGTTTTAACTGCAGTCCAGAAACTGGCAAGAGAGTCTGTTTCCATGGTGAGGGAAACCTGGGAggtgctgctgctcttcctgctTCGCATCAATGACACATTGCTCGCCCCACCCACGGTTGGAG TTGGTGTGGCAGAAAAACTGGCAGAGAAATTAATGGCAGTGCTGTTTGAAGTGTGGCTGCTGGCGTGTGCTCGCTGTTTTCCCACGCCACCATACTGGAAGACGGCAAGGGAGATGCTGGCCAACTGGAGACACCACCCTCCTGTGGTAGAGCAGTGGAGCAGAGTGACCTGCGCCCTAACCTCCAG ACTTTTGCGCTCTACCCATGGACCGTCTTTCCCACCTTTTAAAGTCCCTGATGAGGATGCCAACCTGATTCCTTTGGAGATGGACAGTGACTGTGTGGCACAGACATGGTACCGCTTCCTCCACATGCTCAG CAACCCAGTGGACCTTAGCAATCCTGCAATAGTGAGCACCACTCCAAAGTTTCAGGAACAGTTTCTCAACTCCAGCGGTATCCCTCATGAAGTGGTGTTGCATCCGTGTTTGAAACAGCTACCCCAGATCTTCTTCAGGGCTATGCGGGGCGTCAGCTGCCTCGTGGATGCCTTTTTGG GTATATCACGTCCTAGGGCTGACAGTGCCCCACCCACCCCAGTGAATAGAATGAGCATGTCTCCTCCCCCTTCTATTGCCAACACCACTCCCCCTCACAGCCGCAAGCAACGGCATACAGTGGTCACGAAAACCACAAGCAAAAGTTCAACT GGCAGTGGTCAACCAACCAAAGTAtcccagcagcaacagcagcagcagcagcagcagcaaacttCGTCTTCCCCGACACTGCTGTCCAGCCCCAACCAGAGCAGCTGGGAGTCTCGGCCACTGCCGGCGCCAGCACGACCAAAGGTCAACAGCATCCTCAACCTGTTCGGCCAGTGGCTTTTTGACGCTGCTCTGGTCCACTGTAAGCTCCACAGTGGCCTCAGTCGAGACCCTAGCATGACCG CAATAGCTACTCAAGTGGGTCTGGAGTTGAGGAGGAAGGGTTCCCAAATGTCCACAGACTCCATGGTGTCTAACCCCATGTTTGATGCCAATGAATTCCCAGAGAGCTATGAGGCAGGACGAGCTGAGGCCTGCGGGACTCTCTGCCGCATATTCTGTAGCAAGAAAACTGGAGAAGAGATTCTGCCTGTGTACCTTTCAAG GTTCTACATGGTCCTGATTCAAGGTCTCCAGATCTCTGATTTCATCTGTAGACCAGTTCTGGCTTCTATCATTCTcaactcttcctctctcttttgtACTGACCTGAAGGGCATCAATGTGGTGGTGCCCTACTTCATAGCTGCTTTGGAGACTATTGTACCAGACAG GGAGCTGTCGAAATTCAAGATGTATGTAAACCCTACTGACTTGAGGAGAGCTTCCATCAACATCCTGCTTGCCATGTTGCCATTGCCGCATCACTTTGGCAATATCAAATCAGAG GTTCTGTTGGAGGGAAAATTCAATGAGGAGGATGGATGGCCTCATGATCAGCCTGTGTCTTTTCTGTCCCTGAGGCTACGTCTTGTCAATGTCCTCATAGGAGCACTGCAGACTGAGACTGATCCCATTAACACACAGCTCATTCTTG GCGCAATGTTAAATATTGTTCAAGACTCAGCACTGTTGGAGTCCATAGgtgcacagacagaaaca GGGAGTATAGATGGAAGCCACATGACAGTGAACAGTAATAGTCACAGCCGTACCAACAGTGGAATCAGTTTCACCAGTGGAGGCAGCACAGAGGCCACCAGTCCAGACTCTGAACGTCCTGCCCAGGCACTGCTTCGAGACTAtg CTCTTCCAGATACGGCGGCAGGCTTATTGGTGCGCAGCATCCACCTGGTTACTCAGAGACTCAACTCCCAGTGGAGGCAAGACATGAGCATCTCACTGGCTGCGCTGGAGCTGCTGGCTGGGCTCGCTAAG GTAAAAGTGGGAGTAGACTCTGCAGATCGCAAACGTGCTGTCAGTTCTATATGTGGGTACATTGTGTACCAGTGCAGCCGTCCAGCTCCTCTTCAATCCCGAGACCTCCACTCCATGATTGTAGCAGCctttcagtttctctgtgtgtggctCACCGAGCATCCGGACATGCTGGATGAAAAG gATTGTTTAGTAGAAGTGTTGGAAATTGTGGAGCTGGGAATCTCTGGCAGCAAGTCCCgacaggaacaggaagtccGACATAAAGGAGAAAAGGAGCACAACCCAGCTTCAATGAGGGTGAAAGATGCTGCTGAGGCGACTTTGTCCTG TATCATGCAGGTGTTGGGGGCATTCCCTTCTCCCAGTGGGCCTGCCTCCACATGCAGCCTGCTGAATGAAGATACTCTGATTCGCTATGCTAGGCTCAGTGCCACAGGAGGCAGCAACTTCCGTTATTTTGTCCTGGACAACTCTGTCATTCTAGCCATGCTGGAGCAACCTCTGGGCAATGAGCAGA ACCCTAGTCCATCAGTGACCGTTTTGATCCGAGGGACAGCTGGCAGACATGCCTGGACCATGCAGCTTTTCCACCAACCCAGAGGAGCTCGAGCCAATCAGAGG GTGTTTCTTCCTGAGAGCCGTCCAACGCCCAATAATGATGTCGGTATCAAGTACAATGTCAAGCAAAGGCCCTTTCCTGAGGAGGTGGATAAGATTCCACTTGTTAAAGCAGATGTCAGTATTCCAGACCTGGATGACATTGTCAGTAAAGAG cTGGAAGTTCAGCACGACAGACTTCGTACTCTGATGACCAAGCAAATAGAGTATGAGAACGCTCTGGAGAGGCACAGTGAAGAAATCTGGAGATCCAAGCATTTCCCTGACCCACAGACTGACTGCAAACCCCCTCCACCTTCGCAGGAGTTCCAGACAGCACGCCTCTTCCTCTCCCATTTTGGCTTTCTGTCTCTGGAGGCACTTAAG GAGCCCAGCAACAGTCGTCTACCTCCTCATCTAATTGGCCTAGAATCATCCCCAGGGTTTTTTGATGACATCAGCTACCTGGACCTGCTTCCCTGCCGACCATTTGACACAGTCTTTATTTTCTATGTCAGAGCTGGACAGAAAAGCAGTGCTGAG ATCCTGAGAAACGTGGAGTCATCATCCAGTGTCCAGCCCCACTTTTTAGAGTTCCTGTTGTCCTTGGGCTGGCCTGTGGACGTGGGACGCCACCCAGGGTGGACAGGACACTTAGATACAAGCTGGTCCCTCAACTCCTGCTCTGACAGCaatgaaatacaacaaaccG aggaagcagCTACTCCTGAGGACACAGGGGGTTCAGTCTTCAATGGGGAGAAGCAGGTTTTGTACTATGCTGATGCTCTGACAGAGATTGCCTTCGTTGTCCCTTCTTTAACAGAAAATTCAG AGGAATCATCAGTGCACAGTGACTCCACTGTGGAGGCAGACACCAACACAGAACTCATGCCTGGTTTACTCAAACAACCCAATCTCACACTGGAGCTGTTCCCCAACCATTCTGAAAACCTGGAGTCTGCTAAAAAG ATGAGTCCTTTGGTGAAGACAAAGAGGTCATCGACTGGAAAGTCTTTCCCACCACTGGGTCCTGAGACTAAGGTGTTTGTGGTCTGGGTGGAGTGCTTTGATGATATCG agaACTTCCCACTGTCTGACCTTTTGGCGGAAACCAGCACAGGCCTGGAAGCTAGCATGAGCAACAGCACTTCCTGCAG GTCGGGGTTACTTGAGAAGGACGTtcctctgatcttcatccacCCTCTGAAGACGGGGCTTTTTAGGGTCCGGCTGCATGGAGCTGTGGGCAAATTTAGCATGGTGATTCCCCTGGTGGATGGCATGGTGGTCAGCCGCAGAGCTCTAG GTTTTCTTGTTCGTCAGACCGTCATCAATGTGTGCCGAAGGAAGCGCCTGGAAAGTGACTTGTACAACCCGCCTCACGTGAGGCGGAAGCAGAAAATAACTGAGATTGTCCAGCGTTATCGCAGCAAACAACTGGAGCCTGAGTTTTACACCTCGCTCTTCCACGAGGTGGGGGAGGGAAAGCCTAATCTCTAA